A genomic stretch from Malus domestica chromosome 15, GDT2T_hap1 includes:
- the LOC103431298 gene encoding probable E3 ubiquitin-protein ligase RHG1A isoform X2 has product MQGQRGTIGSLPEMLDFDHGSASNDAALDQQICWNSTRNPAERIPDYVQSPGDVNVGFVNSMGQERQHLSRWCLGEPSSSNSQSEVSRDERKPELGWSSSVDPCVEAASRLEERRYEPTNNLSLGNNVNTIFTQSSSSNAIPQNLNLNAAFAGHGGDNSQVMECPNTFKYNVSENEQIRPPSSSNPFILPSGTAGFLMGENDGRSGSSLEGRRVSCKRKAMEGNIGQSSLSGSCSYFQHTDSGGRTSVPAHYNAGGSLSISTPSEQGNSRLGVVGRALASDSLPDSNAGRSSESTHRNFRVRINPSNQQNSIPSNRFSTGRAARHSSISSSHHSPSLLPVDHNMDLRPAPALDNTSSQNPPVVIHVPALPQNVQSLRWSGGSSSRTSSLSNSVVFGDRDAPQPPPLEEGSSRSMARHILDHPIFVPATELRNSARHPAGASTRNLPGGNASIPGNVASASRTGTSSGVNPAAAPTWVPPHNSHPQFPRRLSEYVRRSLFSATGSEPGSQGTNYLPMRSGPASSPEVGSSSGTGNQGHHQSHPRSASWMERHGDGGLGLPYSLRTLAAAGGEGSSRLVSEICNVLGLMRRGESLRFEDVMILDQSVLFGVADIHDRHRDMRLDVDNMSYEELLALEERIGNVNTGLSEETISKRLKHKKYVAVRSPADTEPCCVCQEEYNGGEDLGTLECGHDFHSECIKQWLMHKNLCPICKTTALAA; this is encoded by the exons ATGCAAGGGCAGAGGGGTACTATCGGTTCCTTGCCTGAAATGCTAGATTTTGACCATGGAAGTGCATCAAACGATGCTGCTCTAGATCAGCAAATTTGCTGGAATAGCACACGGAATCCTGCTGAAAGGATTCCGGACTATGTACAATCACCTGGTGATGTGAATGTTGGGTTTGTGAATTCTATGGGACAGGAGCGACAACACTTGAGTAGATGGTGCCTGGGTGAACCTAGTTCTAGCAACTCACAGAGTGAGGTTAGTCGTGATGAGCGGAAACCAGAACTTGGATGGTCTTCTTCAGTGGATCCTTGTGTAGAAGCTGCTTCAAGGTTAGAGGAGCGACGCTATGAACCAACTAATAACCTTTCACTGGGCAACAATGTGAATACTATTTTTACACAAAGTTCCAGTTCCAATGCAATTCCACAGAATCTGAACTTGAATGCAGCTTTTGCGGGTCATGGTGGTGATAATAGTCAAGTAATGGAATGTCCTAACACATTCAAGTATAATGTTTCTGAAAATGAGCAAATTCGACCTCCTAGTAGTTCTAATCCCTTTATACTACCTTCTGGAACTGCTGGATTTTTAATGGGAGAGAATGATGGCAGATCGGGCAGTTCATTGGAGGGTCGTCGTGTATCTTGTAAAAGAAAGGCTATGGAGGGAAATATAGGACAGTCTTCTCTAAGTGGAAGTTGCAGTTACTTTCAGCATACAGACAGTGGTGGAAGGACTTCTGTTCCCGCTCACTATAATGCAGGTGGCAGCCTAAGCATATCTACACCATCAGAACAGGGGAATTCAAGACTTGGAGTAGTTGGGAGAGCACTTGCTTCTGACAGCCTTCCTGATTCAAATGCTGGAAGAAGCTCAGAAAGCACTCATAGGAACTTCCGTGTGAGAATAAATCCTTCAAATCAGCAAAATTCTATACCCTCTAATAGGTTCTCAACGGGGAGGGCTGCTAGGCATTCTAGTATTTCCTCTTCGCATCATTCACCAAGTCTTCTTCCAGTTGATCATAATATGGACTTGAGACCAGCACCAGCGCTAGATAATACGAGTTCACAGAACCCGCCAGTTGTCATCCATGTTCCTGCTTTGCCGCAAAATGTGCAATCATTGAGATGGAGTGGAGGGTCTAGCTCAAGAACCAGCAGCTTATCAAATTCTGTGGTTTTTGGAGACAGAGATGCTCCACAGCCTCCACCACTTGAGGAAGGGAGCTCAAGAAGCATGGCGAGACACATTTTGGATCATCCTATTTTTGTACCAGCAACTGAATTGAGAAATTCGGCTCGGCATCCTGCAGGTGCATCTACTAGAAATTTACCTGGTGGAAATGCAAGTATTCCTGGAAATGTTGCTTCAGCATCCCGGACTGGCACAAGTTCAGGTGTTAATCCAGCAGCTGCACCTACGTGGGTTCCTCCTCACAATTCTCATCCGCAATTTCCTCGAAGATTATCTGAATATGTTCGTCGATCATTATTTTCTGCTACTGGTAGTGAGCCTGGGAGCCAGGGCACTAATTATTTGCCTATGCGTTCGGGTCCTGCGTCATCACCAGAGGTTGGGAGTTCATCTGGTACAGGTAACCAGGGTCATCATCAGTCTCACCCAAGGTCAGCATCTTGGATGGAGAGACATGGTGATGGTGGACTTGGGCTTCCGTATTCATTACGGACTTTGGCTGCTGCAGGTGGTGAAGGAAGTAGCAGGCTCGTATCTGAG ATTTGCAATGTACTGGGTCTCATGCGTAGGGGCGAGAGCTTGCGATTCGAG GATGTTATGATTCTTGATCAGTCGGTCCTTTTTGGGGTGGCTGATATTCACGACAGACATAGAGACATGCGACTTGATGTTGATAACATGTCTTATGAG GAATTATTGGCTCTGGAAGAGCGTATTGGAAACGTGAACACTGGATTAAGTGAAGAAACCATATCAAAGCGCTTGAAACATAAGAAGTATGTTGCAGTAAGATCTCCGGCAGATACAGAGCCGTGCTGCGTATGCCAG GAGGAATACAATGGTGGAGAAGATCTTGGAACGCTCGAATGCGGACATGATTTCCACAGCGAGTGCATAAAACAATGGCTGATGCACAAGAATTTGTGCCCCATCTGTAAAACTACAGCCTTGGCAGCATGA
- the LOC103431298 gene encoding probable E3 ubiquitin-protein ligase RHG1A isoform X1 has product MQGQRGTIGSLPEMLDFDHGSASNDAALDQQICWNSTRNPAERIPDYVQSPGDVNVGFVNSMGQERQHLSRWCLGEPSSSNSQSEVSRDERKPELGWSSSVDPCVEAASRLEERRYEPTNNLSLGNNVNTIFTQSSSSNAIPQNLNLNAAFAGHGGDNSQVMECPNTFKYNVSENEQIRPPSSSNPFILPSGTAGFLMGENDGRSGSSLEGRRVSCKRKAMEGNIGQSSLSGSCSYFQHTDSGGRTSVPAHYNAGGSLSISTPSEQGNSRLGVVGRALASDSLPDSNAGRSSESTHRNFRVRINPSNQQNSIPSNRFSTGRAARHSSISSSHHSPSLLPVDHNMDLRPAPALDNTSSQNPPVVIHVPALPQNVQSLRWSGGSSSRTSSLSNSVVFGDRDAPQPPPLEEGSSRSMARHILDHPIFVPATELRNSARHPAGASTRNLPGGNASIPGNVASASRTGTSSGVNPAAAPTWVPPHNSHPQFPRRLSEYVRRSLFSATGSEPGSQGTNYLPMRSGPASSPEVGSSSGTGNQGHHQSHPRSASWMERHGDGGLGLPYSLRTLAAAGGEGSSRLVSEQICNVLGLMRRGESLRFEDVMILDQSVLFGVADIHDRHRDMRLDVDNMSYEELLALEERIGNVNTGLSEETISKRLKHKKYVAVRSPADTEPCCVCQEEYNGGEDLGTLECGHDFHSECIKQWLMHKNLCPICKTTALAA; this is encoded by the exons ATGCAAGGGCAGAGGGGTACTATCGGTTCCTTGCCTGAAATGCTAGATTTTGACCATGGAAGTGCATCAAACGATGCTGCTCTAGATCAGCAAATTTGCTGGAATAGCACACGGAATCCTGCTGAAAGGATTCCGGACTATGTACAATCACCTGGTGATGTGAATGTTGGGTTTGTGAATTCTATGGGACAGGAGCGACAACACTTGAGTAGATGGTGCCTGGGTGAACCTAGTTCTAGCAACTCACAGAGTGAGGTTAGTCGTGATGAGCGGAAACCAGAACTTGGATGGTCTTCTTCAGTGGATCCTTGTGTAGAAGCTGCTTCAAGGTTAGAGGAGCGACGCTATGAACCAACTAATAACCTTTCACTGGGCAACAATGTGAATACTATTTTTACACAAAGTTCCAGTTCCAATGCAATTCCACAGAATCTGAACTTGAATGCAGCTTTTGCGGGTCATGGTGGTGATAATAGTCAAGTAATGGAATGTCCTAACACATTCAAGTATAATGTTTCTGAAAATGAGCAAATTCGACCTCCTAGTAGTTCTAATCCCTTTATACTACCTTCTGGAACTGCTGGATTTTTAATGGGAGAGAATGATGGCAGATCGGGCAGTTCATTGGAGGGTCGTCGTGTATCTTGTAAAAGAAAGGCTATGGAGGGAAATATAGGACAGTCTTCTCTAAGTGGAAGTTGCAGTTACTTTCAGCATACAGACAGTGGTGGAAGGACTTCTGTTCCCGCTCACTATAATGCAGGTGGCAGCCTAAGCATATCTACACCATCAGAACAGGGGAATTCAAGACTTGGAGTAGTTGGGAGAGCACTTGCTTCTGACAGCCTTCCTGATTCAAATGCTGGAAGAAGCTCAGAAAGCACTCATAGGAACTTCCGTGTGAGAATAAATCCTTCAAATCAGCAAAATTCTATACCCTCTAATAGGTTCTCAACGGGGAGGGCTGCTAGGCATTCTAGTATTTCCTCTTCGCATCATTCACCAAGTCTTCTTCCAGTTGATCATAATATGGACTTGAGACCAGCACCAGCGCTAGATAATACGAGTTCACAGAACCCGCCAGTTGTCATCCATGTTCCTGCTTTGCCGCAAAATGTGCAATCATTGAGATGGAGTGGAGGGTCTAGCTCAAGAACCAGCAGCTTATCAAATTCTGTGGTTTTTGGAGACAGAGATGCTCCACAGCCTCCACCACTTGAGGAAGGGAGCTCAAGAAGCATGGCGAGACACATTTTGGATCATCCTATTTTTGTACCAGCAACTGAATTGAGAAATTCGGCTCGGCATCCTGCAGGTGCATCTACTAGAAATTTACCTGGTGGAAATGCAAGTATTCCTGGAAATGTTGCTTCAGCATCCCGGACTGGCACAAGTTCAGGTGTTAATCCAGCAGCTGCACCTACGTGGGTTCCTCCTCACAATTCTCATCCGCAATTTCCTCGAAGATTATCTGAATATGTTCGTCGATCATTATTTTCTGCTACTGGTAGTGAGCCTGGGAGCCAGGGCACTAATTATTTGCCTATGCGTTCGGGTCCTGCGTCATCACCAGAGGTTGGGAGTTCATCTGGTACAGGTAACCAGGGTCATCATCAGTCTCACCCAAGGTCAGCATCTTGGATGGAGAGACATGGTGATGGTGGACTTGGGCTTCCGTATTCATTACGGACTTTGGCTGCTGCAGGTGGTGAAGGAAGTAGCAGGCTCGTATCTGAG CAGATTTGCAATGTACTGGGTCTCATGCGTAGGGGCGAGAGCTTGCGATTCGAG GATGTTATGATTCTTGATCAGTCGGTCCTTTTTGGGGTGGCTGATATTCACGACAGACATAGAGACATGCGACTTGATGTTGATAACATGTCTTATGAG GAATTATTGGCTCTGGAAGAGCGTATTGGAAACGTGAACACTGGATTAAGTGAAGAAACCATATCAAAGCGCTTGAAACATAAGAAGTATGTTGCAGTAAGATCTCCGGCAGATACAGAGCCGTGCTGCGTATGCCAG GAGGAATACAATGGTGGAGAAGATCTTGGAACGCTCGAATGCGGACATGATTTCCACAGCGAGTGCATAAAACAATGGCTGATGCACAAGAATTTGTGCCCCATCTGTAAAACTACAGCCTTGGCAGCATGA
- the LOC103431299 gene encoding transcription factor SPATULA-like isoform X1: MADLYGTAPDSEEISNILSQLIHGHGSSASSCMPFKPTYMQSSVPPPIQAATPSEVLIPEARHEDHRRFAQLVNRSGTDQRVAGGNSNSAGVLASSSAFDFYDSGGYFTEEVKEGMESDGRRISSENDLGGYSCDSEKGLEEAADAQLNSALPRSSSKRSRAAEVHNMSEKRRRSRINEKMKALQNLIPNSNKTDKASMLDEVIEYLKQLQLQVQMLTMRNGLSLHPMCLPGVMQPMQLPRIFEEGSNKFPKSGEGINPFYGTHENSVLSAFNLSAGCMISNPPMVIPSVANVATSEATFGFEPSIQAHYRPYSVPSSSKELVSDSEPQTKLDTIRTGKSTSSDVDV, encoded by the exons aTGGCGGATCTGTACGGAACAGCGCCGGACTCGGAAGAAATCTCGAACATTCTAAGCCAGCTCATCCACGGCCATGGCTCCTCCGCCTCTTCTTGCATGCCCTTTAAACCCACTTACATGCAGTCGTCAGTGCCGCCGCCAATCCAGGCGGCGACGCCGTCCGAGGTCTTGATTCCGGAGGCCAGGCATGAGGATCATCGCCGGTTTGCTCAATTGGTGAACCGGTCTGGCACGGACCAGCGAGTAGCGGGGGGAAATTCAAACTCTGCTGGTGTGTTGGCTTCGTCGTCCGCTTTCGATTTCTACGATTCCGGTGGCTACTTCACGGAGGAGGTGAAAGAAGGTATGGAGTCTGACGGGAGGAGGATTTCGTCTGAGAATGATCTCGGCGGTTATAGCTGTGACAGTGAG AAGGGTCTCGAGGAGGCGGCGGATGCGCAACTGAACTCGGCACTGCCGCGGAGTTCATCAAAGAGGAGCAGAGCTGCTGAGGTCCATAATATGTCGGAAAAG AGAAGGAGGAGTAGGATTAATGAAAAGATGAAAGCTTTGCAGAACCTGATTCCGAATTCTAACAAG ACGGATAAGGCGTCAATGCTGGATGAAGTGATTGAATATTTGAAGCAGCTCCAGCTTCAAGTACAG ATGTTAACAATGAGAAATGGATTGAGTTTGCATCCGATGTGTTTACCAGGAGTCATGCAGCCTATGCAGTTGCCTCGTATATTTGAAGAAGGAAGTAATAAATTTCCAAAATCTGGCGAAGGAATAAACCCTTTTTACGGGACTCACGAGAACTCAGTGCTATCTGCTTTTAATTTATCCGCTGGATGCATGATATCAAATCCGCCAATGGTCATACCCTCGGTTGCAAATGTAGCAACTTCAGAAGCCACGTTTGGTTTTGAACCATCGATTCAAGCTCACTACAGACCCTACAGCGTCCCCTCCTCCTCTAAG GAACTCGTCAGTGACAGTGAACCACAAACAAAATTAGATACCATTCGAACAGGGAAAAGCACTTCATCGGACGTTGATGTATGA
- the LOC103431299 gene encoding transcription factor SPATULA-like isoform X2 gives MADLYGTAPDSEEISNILSQLIHGHGSSASSCMPFKPTYMQSSVPPPIQAATPSEVLIPEARHEDHRRFAQLVNRSGTDQRVAGGNSNSAGVLASSSAFDFYDSGGYFTEEVKEGMESDGRRISSENDLGGYSCDSEGLEEAADAQLNSALPRSSSKRSRAAEVHNMSEKRRRSRINEKMKALQNLIPNSNKTDKASMLDEVIEYLKQLQLQVQMLTMRNGLSLHPMCLPGVMQPMQLPRIFEEGSNKFPKSGEGINPFYGTHENSVLSAFNLSAGCMISNPPMVIPSVANVATSEATFGFEPSIQAHYRPYSVPSSSKELVSDSEPQTKLDTIRTGKSTSSDVDV, from the exons aTGGCGGATCTGTACGGAACAGCGCCGGACTCGGAAGAAATCTCGAACATTCTAAGCCAGCTCATCCACGGCCATGGCTCCTCCGCCTCTTCTTGCATGCCCTTTAAACCCACTTACATGCAGTCGTCAGTGCCGCCGCCAATCCAGGCGGCGACGCCGTCCGAGGTCTTGATTCCGGAGGCCAGGCATGAGGATCATCGCCGGTTTGCTCAATTGGTGAACCGGTCTGGCACGGACCAGCGAGTAGCGGGGGGAAATTCAAACTCTGCTGGTGTGTTGGCTTCGTCGTCCGCTTTCGATTTCTACGATTCCGGTGGCTACTTCACGGAGGAGGTGAAAGAAGGTATGGAGTCTGACGGGAGGAGGATTTCGTCTGAGAATGATCTCGGCGGTTATAGCTGTGACAGTGAG GGTCTCGAGGAGGCGGCGGATGCGCAACTGAACTCGGCACTGCCGCGGAGTTCATCAAAGAGGAGCAGAGCTGCTGAGGTCCATAATATGTCGGAAAAG AGAAGGAGGAGTAGGATTAATGAAAAGATGAAAGCTTTGCAGAACCTGATTCCGAATTCTAACAAG ACGGATAAGGCGTCAATGCTGGATGAAGTGATTGAATATTTGAAGCAGCTCCAGCTTCAAGTACAG ATGTTAACAATGAGAAATGGATTGAGTTTGCATCCGATGTGTTTACCAGGAGTCATGCAGCCTATGCAGTTGCCTCGTATATTTGAAGAAGGAAGTAATAAATTTCCAAAATCTGGCGAAGGAATAAACCCTTTTTACGGGACTCACGAGAACTCAGTGCTATCTGCTTTTAATTTATCCGCTGGATGCATGATATCAAATCCGCCAATGGTCATACCCTCGGTTGCAAATGTAGCAACTTCAGAAGCCACGTTTGGTTTTGAACCATCGATTCAAGCTCACTACAGACCCTACAGCGTCCCCTCCTCCTCTAAG GAACTCGTCAGTGACAGTGAACCACAAACAAAATTAGATACCATTCGAACAGGGAAAAGCACTTCATCGGACGTTGATGTATGA
- the LOC103431300 gene encoding LOW QUALITY PROTEIN: transcription factor bHLH95 (The sequence of the model RefSeq protein was modified relative to this genomic sequence to represent the inferred CDS: inserted 1 base in 1 codon) produces the protein MSCFDRKPIWAFANSNSNSNSRTCSGGGXLKREKVSSSGPTPTNTMEQKEVVIKESSGKVGDRDRDGWGDESDHGVHTWTERERRKKMRSMFSNLHALLPQLPAKADKSTIVDEAIRYIKSLEHTLQTTQTQGLDKFSALTASNTELTCDTREAFLADHFHQGPPTSNNLALPASLFPPSFQTWFSPNFVMNMSGNDAQISVCSPPKPGLLTTMFYILEKHKLDVVSAHVSSDRYRCMYMIHAHAGAACDNFPEALSVEDIFKLAAGEMNLWLLSC, from the exons ATGTCCTGCTTCGATAGAAAACCTATCTGGGCTTTTGCCAATTCAAACTCAAATTCCAATTCAAGAACTTGTAGTGGTGGTG TGTTAAAGCGGGAAAAGGTGAGCTCCAGTGGCCCCACACCTACCAATACAATGGAGCAGAAAGAGGTGGTGATAAAAGAAAGCAGTGGCAAGGTTGGTGACCGTGATCGTGATGGCTGGGGCGATGAATCGGATCATGGGGTGCACACTTGGACTGAGagggagagaaggaagaagatgaggagtatGTTCTCCAACCTTCATGCTTTGCTTCCTCAGCTTCCTGCTAag GCAGATAAGTCCACCATTGTTGATGAGGCAATAAGATACATCAAATCCCTTGAGCACACTCTccaaacaacacaaacacaAGGGCTTGACAAATTTTCTGCATTGACAGCATCAAACACAGAGTTAACTTGTGATACAAGGGAAGCATTTTTGGCTGATCATTTTCATCAGGGTCCACCAACATCAAACAACTTGGCATTGCCGGCTTCTCTTTTTCCGCCTTCCTTCCAGACGTGGTTTTCCCCAAACTTTGTCATGAACATGAGCGGCAACGATGCTCAGATCAGCGTTTGCTCACCACCAAAGCCAGGGCTCTTGACTACTATGTTTTACATACTAGAGAAGCATAAGCTGGATGTAGTATCTGCTCACGTATCCTCGGATCGATATCGTTGCATGTACATGATCCATGCTCAT GCGGGTGCAGCTTGTGATAATTTTCCAGAGGCATTGTCAGTGGAGGACATATTCAAACTAGCAGCAGGTGAAATGAACTTGTGGCTCTTGTCATGTTGA
- the LOC103455954 gene encoding probable serine/threonine-protein kinase At1g01540: MSGYSFLNDQLSKRTSIFGLHLWVVLGICVGAAIVLVLFLISLWFTSRRNSASSKAKTFTHNFSTIPNVSKEIQEIRIDQARNHPSQPDPKPTNHQSHPDPVADSDSSGARPQPLLLQQDDHHESPAGSGGRQRIHIEIGKDHRISYPEKEGGGGSSHGSGEVRSGDQGMIAAPEVSHLGWGHWYTLRELEDSTNGFADENVIGEGGYGIVYRGVLEDNTIVAVKNLLNNKGQAEKEFKVEVEAIGRVRHKNLVRLLGYCAEGAHRMLVYEYVDNGNLEQWLHGDVGPTSPLVWESRMNIILGTAKGLTYLHEGLEPKVVHRDIKSSNILLDKQWNSKVSDFGLAKLLGSERSYVTTRVMGTFGYVAPEYASTGMLNERSDVYSFGILIMEIISGRNPVDYSRAPGEVNLVEWLKAMVTNRNAEGVLDPRLPEKPSSRALKRALLVALRCVDPNAQKRPKMGHVVHMLEADEFPFRDERRAGREHGRSPRDAGRMDKRVIESGDSSGYESSAQTNMLLWRKQEVEEEH, encoded by the exons ATGTCGGGCTACTCGTTTCTGAACGACCAGCTCTCGAAGAGGACCTCCATTTTCGGTTTGCATTTGTGGGTAGTTTTGGGAATTTGCGTCGGAGCCGCCATTGTTCTCGTCCTCTTCCTCATCTCTCTCTGGTTCACTTCCCGCCGCAACAGCGCCTCCTCAAAAGCCAAGACCTTTACCCACAACTTCTCCACCATCCCAAACGTCTCCAAAGAGATCCAAGAAATCAGAATTGACCAGGCCCGGAACCACCCATCGCAACCCGACCCGAAACCCACCAACCACCAGAGTCACCCCGACCCGGTTGCCGACTCTGACTCCTCCGGCGCCAGACCCCAACCCCTGCTTCTTCAGCAGGACGATCACCACGAAAGCCCGGCTGGGAGCGGCGGCCGGCAGAGAATTCACATTGAGATTGGGAAGGACCACCGGATTTCGTACCCGGAGAAGGAAGGCGGCGGCGGGTCGTCTCATGGCAGCGGCGAGGTTCGGTCTGGGGACCAGGGAATGATCGCCGCGCCGGAGGTTTCACATTTGGGGTGGGGCCATTGGTACACTCTCAGAGAGCTTGAGGATTCCACTAATGGGTTTGCCGACGAGAATGTGATTGGTGAAGGCGGCTATGGAATTGTTTACCGCGGTGTTTTGGAGGATAATACGATTGTTGCTGTAAAAAATCTGCTTAATAACAA GGGACAAGCCGAGAAGGAGTTTAAGGTCGAAGTTGAAGCGATTGGCCGTGTTCGCCATAAGAATTTAGTGAGGTTGCTTGGTTATTGTGCTGAAGGAGCTCATAG AATGCTTGTGTATGAGTATGTTGACAATGGAAATTTGGAACAATGGCTTCATGGTGATGTTGGGCCTACAAGTCCTCTTGTGTGGGAGAGTCGTATGAATATAATACTCGGGACAGCGAAAGG GTTGACTTACTTGCATGAGGGGCTTGAGCCAAAGGTCGTTCACCGTGATATTAAGTCTAGCAACATCTTACTTGATAAGCAGTGGAATTCAAAAGTATCCGACTTTGGCTTAGCAAAGCTACTTGGCTCAGAAAGGAGTTACGTGACAACTCGAGTGATGGGAACATTCGG ATATGTAGCTCCAGAATATGCCAGTACTGGTATGTTGAATGAAAGAAGTGATGTGTATAGTTTCGGAATTCTCATAATGGAGATAATTTCTGGGAGAAACCCAGTGGACTATAGCCGCGCTCCAGGAGAG GTGAATCTAGTTGAGTGGCTTAAAGCAATGGTTACAAATCGGAACGCTGAGGGAGTTTTGGATCCTAGGTTACCAGAGAAGCCTTCTTCCAGAGCACTGAAGCGTGCTCTTTTGGTTGCATTGCGTTGCGTGGACCCAAATGCTCAGAAGAGGCCTAAAATGGGGCATGTGGTACATATGCTTGAGGCTGATGAGTTCCCTTTCCGAGAT GAGCGCAGGGCTGGAAGAGAACATGGACGTTCACCACGTGATGCTGGAAGGATGGACAAGCGTGTGATTGAATCAGGTGATAGTAGCGGGTATGAGAGTAGTGCCCAAACTAACATGTTGTTATGGAGAAAgcaagaagttgaagaagagcATTAG
- the LOC114821774 gene encoding subtilisin-like protease SBT3, with amino-acid sequence MDLSSMTTLLLLTLLQINNAVSNVEEIQTYIIHMDHSHKPESFLTHEAWHKSTVKSLSSSSPAENGDGSEMLLYSYSHVMHGFSARLTPSQLSRLEKSPAHVATYPEFFGKMFTTHGPKFLGLRQNLGLWPNASFGQDVIIGILDSGIWPESESFGDKGMSEVPLRWKGVCENGTAFTPSLCNKKLIGARSFSKGHKAAGNHVLSASHFGYAKGTARGVAPHSHVAMYKVLWVAYSNKSAASDVLAWMDQAISDGIDIMSLSLGFDFLPYYNDIIAIGSLSVVEKGIVVLCAAGNDGPSLEGESYFPKSVYSADKPLYYGKDSVRKSTCDFGALDQKEVAEKVLFCDNPRGGGIDGQLEEVRNAFTIPALILPMAKGYLIKEYATRANTTQVKTLTFVNTNLGTKPASQVAFLSSRGPDPITPRILKPDIIAPGVDVLAAVAPNKRFMEVNNYNLASDYQLILGTSMAAPHVAGAVALLKAVHHEWSPAAIRSAIMTTAYNLDNTGNTIKVLLPRL; translated from the exons ATGTTGAGGAAATCCAGACGTACATCATTCACATGGATCATTCCCACAAACCCGAATCGTTCTTAACGCACGAAGCTTGGCACAAGTCCACCGTAAAGTCATTGTCGTCTTCGTCTCCTGCAGAAAACGGTGATGGCAGTGAAATGTTGCTGTACTCATACAGCCATGTCATGCATGGGTTCAGTGCAAGGCTCACTCCTTCTCAGCTGTCTAGATTGGAGAAATCCCCGGCTCATGTTGCCACGTATCCCGAGTTTTTTGGCAAGATGTTCACAACTCACGGCCCTAAGTTTCTTGGACTTAGGCAGAATCTCGGTTTATGGCCTAATGCCTCATTTGGCCAAGATGTGATCATAGGTATTCTTGATTCAGGAATTTGGCCAGAAAGTGAAAGTTTCGGCGATAAGGGAATGTCAGAGGTGCCATTAAGATGGAAAGGCGTGTGCGAGAATGGAACTGCATTTACCCCGTCTCTCTGCAACAAGAAGCTCATTGGTGCTCGATCTTTCAGCAAAGGGCACAAGGCTGCAG GCAACCATGTGCTCAGCGCAAGTCATTTTGGATATGCAAAAGGCACGGCAAGAGGGGTGGCACCGCACTCACATGTTGCCATGTACAAGGTCTTGTGGGTGGCATATTCAAATAAGAGTGCAGCTAGTGATGTGCTTGCCTGGATGGATCAGGCAATTTCTGATGGTATTGATATCATGTCACTGTCTCTTGGCTTCGACTTCCTTCCTTACTACAATGATATCATTGCCATCGGTTCTCTTTCAGTAGTTGAGAAGGGAATTGTTGTCCTATGCGCTGCTGGGAATGATGGTCCTTCTC ttgaaggagaatcatactTCCCCAAAAGCGTTTACAGTGCTGATAAACCGTTGTACTACGGGAAAGACAGCGTGAGGAAATCAACATGCGATTTTGGGGCATTAGATCAGAAAGAAGTGGCTGAAAAAGTACTCTTCTGTGATAATCCCAGGGGAGGTGGCATTGATGGACAGCTGGAAGAGGTAAGAAACGCATTCACCATTCCTGCTTTAATTCTACCAATGGCAAAAGGCTATTTAATTAAAGAGTATGCAACAAGAGCCAATACAACTCAAGTTAAAACCCTTACCTTTGTAAACACCAATCTGGGGACAAAACCGGCATCGCAAGTGGCGTTTTTGTCTTCAAGAGGACCAGACCCCATCACCCCAAGAATTCTAAAACCCGACATAATTGCTCCCGGTGTTGATGTACTCGCTGCAGTTGCACCTAACAAGAGGTTCATGGAAGTAAACAACTATAATTTGGCGTCAGACTATCAACTAATATTAGGGACATCAATGGCAGCACCTCATGTTGCAGGAGCTGTAGCTCTCCTAAAGGCTGTTCACCACGAATGGAGCCCTGCTGCCATTCGATCAGCGATCATGACCACAGCATACAACCTCGACAACACTGGAAACACCATAAAAGTCTTGCTGCCACGCCTTTAG